One genomic window of Brevundimonas vesicularis includes the following:
- a CDS encoding peptide chain release factor 3, with the protein MSSLTLPEEAARRRTFAIIAHPDAGKTTLTEHILLAGGAIRAAGAVRARGENRRTRSDWMKIEKERGISVSASVMTFEHDGKMFNLLDTPGHEDFSEDTYRTLTAADCAIMVLDAAKGIEPQTLKLFEVCRLRDIPIITFINKLDREAQDPMALLDDIASRLQLDPAPIWWPAESGNRLRGMVEVGTGRFQPYTRKAAGSAEDPEHPPALPLDQAAQYFEAGEQDNLAEAVELVEGGYPAFDRQAFLEGHMTPVLWGSALRHFGIDELLKAIGDWAPAPKVMKAKKESPPETRNAPAPVETEVEPGSNEVTGFVFKVQANMDPNHRDRIAMFRMASGAFKRGMKLKVQNTGKSLSVNAPIMFFASDRELADDAFAGDVIGIPNHGVLRVGDSLSESGMVRFAGLPNFAPEILQRVRVKDPLKAKHLKKALEGLAEEGVTQLFRPEIGSDFIVGAVGQLQFDVMADRLGEEYGLDVVFEPSPYAEARWIAPGSEGSDADVEDFSGKYRPQMARDIDQAPVFLAKSIWETGYVGERFPKIAFTKTKERG; encoded by the coding sequence ATGTCCTCACTGACCCTGCCTGAAGAAGCGGCACGCCGCCGGACCTTCGCCATCATCGCCCACCCGGATGCGGGCAAGACGACCCTGACCGAGCACATTCTGTTGGCAGGCGGCGCCATTCGTGCGGCCGGCGCCGTGCGGGCGCGCGGCGAGAACCGGCGCACCCGTTCGGACTGGATGAAGATCGAAAAGGAGCGGGGCATCTCGGTCTCGGCCTCGGTCATGACGTTCGAGCACGACGGCAAGATGTTCAACCTGCTCGATACGCCCGGGCACGAGGACTTCTCCGAAGACACCTATCGCACCCTGACCGCCGCCGACTGCGCCATAATGGTGCTGGACGCCGCCAAGGGCATCGAGCCGCAGACTCTGAAGCTGTTCGAGGTCTGCCGCCTGCGCGACATCCCGATCATCACCTTCATCAACAAGCTGGACCGCGAGGCCCAGGACCCGATGGCCCTGCTGGACGACATCGCGTCGCGGCTGCAACTGGACCCCGCCCCGATCTGGTGGCCGGCCGAGAGCGGCAATCGCCTGCGCGGCATGGTCGAGGTCGGGACCGGCCGGTTCCAGCCCTACACCCGCAAGGCCGCCGGTTCGGCCGAAGATCCCGAACACCCCCCCGCCCTGCCGCTGGACCAGGCGGCCCAGTATTTCGAGGCGGGCGAGCAGGACAATCTCGCCGAGGCCGTCGAACTGGTCGAGGGCGGCTATCCGGCCTTTGACCGCCAGGCCTTCCTGGAAGGTCACATGACGCCGGTGCTGTGGGGATCGGCGCTTCGCCACTTCGGCATCGACGAGTTGCTGAAGGCCATCGGCGACTGGGCTCCGGCGCCCAAGGTTATGAAGGCGAAGAAGGAATCTCCGCCCGAGACCCGCAACGCCCCCGCCCCCGTCGAGACCGAGGTCGAGCCGGGTTCGAACGAGGTCACCGGCTTCGTCTTCAAGGTCCAGGCGAACATGGATCCCAACCACCGCGACCGGATCGCCATGTTCCGTATGGCGTCGGGCGCCTTCAAGCGCGGCATGAAGCTGAAGGTGCAGAACACCGGCAAGTCCCTGTCGGTCAATGCGCCGATCATGTTCTTCGCCTCGGACCGCGAACTGGCTGACGACGCCTTCGCCGGCGACGTGATCGGCATCCCGAACCACGGCGTGCTGCGCGTCGGCGACAGCCTGTCGGAGAGCGGCATGGTCCGTTTCGCCGGCCTGCCGAACTTCGCCCCCGAAATCCTGCAACGGGTGCGGGTCAAGGATCCGTTGAAGGCCAAACACCTGAAGAAGGCGCTGGAAGGTCTGGCCGAGGAAGGCGTGACCCAGCTGTTCCGTCCCGAAATCGGCTCGGACTTCATCGTCGGCGCCGTGGGCCAACTGCAGTTCGATGTCATGGCCGACCGTCTGGGCGAGGAGTACGGCCTGGACGTCGTCTTCGAACCCTCCCCCTACGCCGAAGCGCGCTGGATCGCTCCAGGCTCGGAGGGCTCCGACGCCGACGTCGAGGACTTCAGCGGCAAATACCGCCCCCAGATGGCGCGCGACATCGACCAGGCCCCGGTCTTCCTGGCCAAGTCGATCTGGGAAACCGGCTATGTCGGCGAACGCTTCCCCAAGATCGCCTTCACCAAGACGAAGGAACGCGGCTGA
- the cysQ gene encoding 3'(2'),5'-bisphosphate nucleotidase CysQ — translation MTTSLTPALERDLTSGALSLAIAEIAEEAARLILPYWRAGTAVETKSDDSPVTQADRAAEALILERLTALYPGVQTVAEEAVSADGAPEAAEDWFWLIDPLDGTRGFVRGGEAFTVNIALIHDGYPVAGVVTAPATATTWRTDKPEGGAFRRQFGALQAGEAHSGEDWRPIRVRDRPQEGMALLSHSVTDEEATRLAARHGCSRWQGTDSSLKFCLIAEGRFDTYPRTGPTSEWDTAAGQAVLEAAGGRVLADDGQRMAYGKTRFLNGAFVAMGG, via the coding sequence ATGACGACCTCTTTGACACCTGCTCTTGAGCGCGATCTGACGTCCGGCGCGCTGTCCCTGGCCATCGCCGAGATCGCAGAGGAGGCCGCGCGGCTGATCCTGCCCTATTGGCGCGCAGGCACGGCGGTCGAGACCAAGTCCGACGACAGCCCGGTGACGCAGGCCGACCGGGCGGCCGAGGCCCTGATCCTGGAACGGCTGACGGCCCTGTATCCGGGCGTGCAGACGGTGGCGGAGGAGGCCGTGTCGGCCGACGGCGCGCCTGAGGCGGCCGAGGACTGGTTCTGGCTGATTGATCCGCTGGACGGCACGCGCGGTTTCGTGCGCGGCGGCGAGGCCTTCACCGTCAATATCGCCCTGATCCATGATGGCTATCCGGTCGCGGGCGTGGTGACCGCGCCGGCGACGGCGACGACCTGGCGTACCGACAAGCCCGAAGGCGGCGCCTTCCGGCGTCAGTTCGGCGCCCTTCAGGCCGGCGAGGCCCATTCGGGCGAGGACTGGCGTCCGATCCGTGTGCGTGATCGGCCGCAGGAAGGCATGGCCCTGCTGAGCCACAGCGTCACCGACGAAGAGGCGACGCGTCTGGCCGCCCGTCACGGTTGTTCGCGCTGGCAGGGGACGGATTCGTCGCTGAAATTCTGCCTGATCGCCGAGGGCAGGTTCGACACCTATCCGCGCACGGGTCCGACCTCGGAATGGGACACCGCAGCGGGCCAGGCGGTGCTGGAAGCCGCCGGAGGCCGGGTTCTGGCCGATGACGGGCAGCGGATGGCCTATGGCAAGACGCGGTTCCTGAACGGCGCCTTCGTCGCCATGGGCGGCTGA
- the chpT gene encoding histidine phosphotransferase ChpT, which produces MTSPHDTDAAPLDLPVDGSELATYIAAKLCHDFISPSGAIVSGLDLMQDPTAQDMRDDAMALIEQSARKMVALVHFARVAFGAATTSEKFTAREIEGLVSGMVQGGRASLDWRIADGEFTKPQARALTNLAYLTVGALPMGGVATIQSRVENGLLYLEGFAEGARARLKPEAVTGLAGERLVEGLAGQWIQPYWLWLTVNEAGGALRVKVEDGKVALVARMPA; this is translated from the coding sequence ATGACCTCCCCCCACGACACAGACGCCGCTCCGCTGGACCTTCCGGTCGATGGGTCCGAGCTGGCGACCTATATCGCGGCCAAGCTGTGCCATGACTTCATCAGTCCGTCGGGCGCCATCGTCTCGGGTCTGGATCTCATGCAGGACCCGACGGCTCAGGACATGCGCGACGACGCCATGGCCTTGATCGAGCAGAGCGCCAGGAAGATGGTCGCCCTGGTTCACTTCGCCCGCGTCGCCTTCGGCGCCGCCACCACCAGCGAAAAATTCACCGCCCGCGAGATCGAAGGCCTGGTGTCCGGCATGGTCCAGGGGGGCCGCGCCTCGCTTGACTGGCGCATCGCCGACGGCGAGTTCACCAAGCCCCAGGCCCGCGCCCTGACCAACCTCGCCTATCTCACCGTCGGCGCCCTGCCGATGGGCGGCGTCGCCACCATTCAGTCGCGGGTGGAAAACGGCCTGCTCTATCTGGAAGGTTTCGCCGAGGGCGCCCGCGCCCGGCTGAAGCCCGAGGCCGTCACGGGTCTGGCCGGCGAACGCCTGGTCGAGGGACTAGCCGGCCAATGGATCCAGCCCTACTGGCTGTGGCTGACCGTGAACGAGGCCGGCGGCGCTCTACGCGTCAAGGTTGAAGATGGAAAGGTCGCGCTGGTCGCGCGAATGCCCGCCTGA
- a CDS encoding response regulator: protein MDFRTCLIVDDSRIIRKVARRIVEGLGYEVDEAADGSEALAYCTGAMPDVLLVDWNMPVMDGITFLRRLRAMPGGEQPKVLFCTIETRPERIAEALAAGADDYVMKPFDGEILQSKLTEVGAIAA from the coding sequence TTGGACTTCCGAACCTGCCTGATCGTCGACGACAGCCGCATCATCCGCAAGGTTGCGCGCCGCATCGTCGAGGGCCTGGGCTATGAGGTCGACGAGGCGGCGGACGGCTCCGAGGCCCTGGCCTATTGCACCGGCGCCATGCCCGATGTCCTGCTCGTGGACTGGAACATGCCCGTGATGGACGGCATCACCTTCCTGCGTCGCCTGCGCGCCATGCCGGGCGGCGAGCAGCCCAAGGTGCTGTTCTGCACGATCGAGACCCGCCCCGAGCGGATCGCCGAAGCCCTGGCCGCCGGCGCCGACGACTATGTGATGAAGCCGTTCGACGGCGAGATCCTGCAATCCAAGCTGACGGAGGTCGGAGCGATCGCCGCATGA
- a CDS encoding CheR family methyltransferase — MTPEDFDKLQSLLATRAGYRLSRDRMHLAEHRLGPIARREGYANVEALLTNLWANPVASLAWSVIEALLNAETWFRRDRTPFRILETELLPALSKARPDGRIRVWSAGCSTGQEAWSIAMTGLELGVSVDLVATDLSQRAIEKARSGLYTGFEIQRGLTAKTMLRWFEPRDDQWMVKAELADAVRFGRANLLDEPTDDARFDVIFCRNVLSDMEPSRRARLLDGLERRLVDDGCLFLGMDENLEGETVAFRAVNGRKGLYVKAPSVLRRAA; from the coding sequence ATGACGCCAGAGGATTTCGACAAGCTGCAGTCGCTCCTCGCCACCCGCGCCGGCTATCGGCTGTCGCGGGATCGCATGCATTTGGCCGAACACCGGCTGGGACCGATCGCGCGGCGCGAGGGCTACGCCAATGTCGAGGCCCTGCTGACGAACCTGTGGGCCAATCCGGTCGCCTCGCTGGCCTGGTCGGTGATCGAGGCCCTGCTGAACGCCGAGACCTGGTTCCGTCGCGACCGCACGCCCTTCCGCATCCTGGAGACCGAACTTCTGCCCGCCCTGTCCAAGGCGCGGCCGGATGGTCGCATCCGGGTCTGGTCGGCCGGCTGTTCGACGGGTCAGGAGGCCTGGTCCATCGCCATGACCGGGCTGGAGCTGGGCGTTTCGGTCGATCTGGTCGCCACAGATCTGTCGCAGCGCGCGATCGAAAAGGCGCGCTCGGGCCTCTATACCGGGTTCGAGATTCAGCGCGGGCTGACGGCCAAGACCATGCTGCGCTGGTTCGAACCGCGGGACGACCAGTGGATGGTCAAGGCGGAGCTGGCCGACGCCGTGCGTTTCGGTCGCGCCAATCTGCTGGACGAACCGACCGACGATGCGCGCTTCGACGTCATCTTCTGCCGCAACGTCCTGTCCGACATGGAGCCGTCGCGACGCGCCCGTCTGCTGGACGGACTGGAGCGCCGCCTGGTCGATGACGGCTGCCTGTTCCTGGGCATGGACGAGAACCTGGAGGGCGAAACGGTCGCCTTCCGCGCCGTCAACGGACGCAAGGGTCTCTATGTAAAGGCCCCTTCGGTCCTTCGCCGCGCCGCCTGA
- the cckA gene encoding cell cycle histidine kinase CckA, translating into MTSTRRPSFDLLSGVMAFGVVAAIAALAYPAFRANPTSAPGLVLILTVGAIALIGLFGFRRAADAKPSSDAAIEVLDAMAEPAALVWDSGQILAFNAAWSEANGATGALPRGKSAQALYMAFAQARKGEPGRAIVMIGQREVEVVIGQIGDGKTGEGRFLMRAAPDAVLPIAAAPVHTPAAAATGEARAMAAGAPFGSAVIGGDDLFSGRAEEANPALAVLTGPGAARDAAFGHLFDPGGIAEARLKLAGGSSGPIELVARAHPDKMLHLYVAPEGDKRRIWLFDVSGQKSMELQLNQAQKMQAVGQLAGGVAHDFNNLLTAIQLQLSGLLERHPVGDPSYEGLNEIRQTAIRAADLVRKLLAFSRKSTVRRERLDLGELVGEFAILLRRLLREDVRLETDYGRDLPIVLADKSQLETAVMNLAVNARDAMRGVVEPGAGVVTIATRRLTGDEARALGWVDAPTDEVALIEVSDTGPGVPPELADKIFEPFFTTKAVNEGTGMGLATVYGIVQQAGGHITVSNIEGAGAAFRIFLPAAGEAELAEVQPVEVKAKAPRDLSGAGRILFVEDEDAVRGIAARLLRQRGYEVIEAADGEEALLLAEEHAGQIDMMISDVIMPGLDGPSLLKKARKYLGDAPVMFISGYAESDFSDLLQDETGVSFLPKPLDIKTLAERVKQELHAG; encoded by the coding sequence ATGACGTCCACCCGCCGCCCTTCGTTCGACCTGTTGTCCGGCGTGATGGCGTTCGGCGTCGTGGCGGCGATCGCGGCCCTGGCCTACCCGGCGTTTCGCGCCAACCCGACCTCGGCGCCGGGACTGGTGCTGATCCTGACCGTCGGCGCGATCGCCCTGATCGGTCTGTTCGGCTTCCGCCGTGCGGCGGACGCCAAGCCGAGCAGCGATGCGGCCATCGAGGTGCTGGACGCCATGGCCGAACCGGCGGCGCTGGTCTGGGATTCAGGGCAAATCCTGGCCTTCAACGCCGCCTGGTCCGAGGCCAATGGCGCGACCGGCGCCCTGCCGCGCGGCAAGTCGGCCCAGGCGCTGTACATGGCCTTCGCCCAGGCGCGCAAAGGCGAGCCGGGCCGCGCCATCGTCATGATCGGACAGCGCGAGGTCGAGGTCGTCATCGGCCAGATCGGTGATGGAAAGACGGGCGAGGGCAGGTTCCTGATGCGCGCGGCGCCGGACGCCGTCCTGCCCATCGCCGCTGCGCCGGTGCACACGCCCGCCGCCGCGGCGACCGGTGAGGCGCGGGCCATGGCCGCCGGGGCGCCGTTCGGCTCGGCCGTGATCGGCGGCGACGACCTGTTTTCCGGCCGCGCGGAAGAGGCCAACCCGGCGCTCGCCGTTCTGACGGGACCGGGGGCGGCGCGCGATGCAGCCTTCGGGCATCTGTTCGATCCGGGCGGTATCGCCGAGGCGCGGCTGAAGCTGGCGGGCGGATCATCGGGGCCGATCGAACTGGTCGCGCGGGCTCACCCCGACAAGATGCTGCATCTGTATGTGGCGCCCGAGGGCGACAAGCGACGCATCTGGCTGTTCGACGTCTCGGGCCAGAAGTCGATGGAGCTTCAGCTCAACCAGGCCCAGAAGATGCAGGCTGTGGGCCAGCTGGCCGGGGGCGTGGCGCACGACTTCAACAATCTGCTGACGGCGATCCAGCTTCAGCTGTCGGGTCTTTTGGAACGGCACCCGGTGGGCGATCCTTCGTACGAGGGGCTGAACGAGATCCGTCAGACGGCCATTCGCGCGGCCGATCTGGTGCGCAAACTGCTGGCCTTCTCGCGCAAGTCCACGGTGCGGCGCGAGCGGCTGGACCTGGGCGAACTGGTGGGCGAATTCGCCATCCTGCTGCGGAGGCTGCTGCGCGAGGATGTGCGGCTGGAGACCGACTACGGCCGCGACCTGCCGATCGTCCTGGCCGACAAGTCTCAGCTGGAGACGGCGGTGATGAACCTCGCCGTCAATGCGCGTGACGCCATGCGCGGCGTGGTAGAGCCGGGCGCCGGCGTCGTCACCATCGCCACGCGCCGCCTGACGGGCGACGAGGCGCGGGCCCTGGGCTGGGTCGATGCGCCGACGGACGAGGTGGCCCTGATCGAGGTGTCGGATACCGGACCCGGCGTGCCGCCCGAATTGGCGGACAAGATCTTCGAACCCTTCTTCACCACCAAGGCGGTGAACGAGGGCACCGGCATGGGCCTGGCCACCGTCTATGGCATAGTGCAGCAGGCGGGCGGCCATATCACCGTCAGCAATATCGAGGGGGCTGGAGCCGCCTTCCGCATCTTCCTGCCGGCGGCGGGCGAGGCGGAGCTGGCCGAGGTTCAGCCGGTCGAGGTCAAGGCCAAGGCGCCGCGCGACCTGTCGGGCGCCGGCCGCATCCTGTTCGTCGAGGACGAGGACGCCGTGCGCGGCATCGCCGCCCGGCTGCTGCGCCAGCGGGGCTATGAGGTCATCGAGGCCGCCGACGGCGAGGAGGCCCTGTTGCTGGCCGAGGAACATGCCGGCCAGATCGACATGATGATCTCGGACGTCATCATGCCGGGGCTGGACGGGCCGTCGCTGCTGAAGAAGGCGCGCAAATATCTGGGCGACGCGCCGGTCATGTTCATCTCGGGCTATGCCGAGAGCGACTTCTCGGACCTGTTGCAGGACGAGACGGGCGTGTCCTTCCTGCCCAAGCCGCTGGACATCAAGACGCTGGCGGAGCGGGTGAAGCAGGAGCTGCACGCGGGCTGA
- the flhB gene encoding flagellar biosynthesis protein FlhB: MAEGADPESKTEEATPRKLEDARKKGDAAKSPDVAQVLSLAGAAAVILMGGGWFASSIAEQMLPFIAAPHEMLGVLNSGAGNQIMVRAVWAVAPFLGAVMLATILGGVGGNVAQSGLIFTAEKLKPKWSAVSPMQGFKRIFGPDGLAQFVKTFLKLIAVCAVCWMVLKPHLREFENMASLSPLAILPLARDMAISLFVASIILLGATAGADFIWQKMRFAKRMRMTKEELKEDFKQSEGDPHIKAKLKQIRMQRSRQRMMANVPKATVIVTNPTHYSVALRYEPDQGDGAPICVAKGVDALALRIREVATEHGVPIVENVPLARALYATVEVDEVIPREHFDAAAKIIGFVFQSRKRR, from the coding sequence GTGGCTGAAGGCGCGGATCCCGAGTCGAAAACCGAAGAGGCGACCCCGCGAAAGCTTGAGGACGCCCGAAAGAAGGGCGATGCGGCCAAGTCGCCCGACGTCGCCCAGGTGCTGTCGCTGGCGGGGGCGGCGGCGGTGATCCTGATGGGGGGAGGCTGGTTCGCGTCGTCCATCGCCGAACAGATGCTGCCCTTCATCGCCGCCCCGCACGAGATGCTGGGCGTGCTGAACTCGGGCGCCGGAAACCAGATCATGGTGCGCGCCGTCTGGGCCGTGGCGCCCTTTCTGGGAGCCGTCATGCTGGCGACCATCCTGGGCGGGGTCGGGGGCAATGTCGCCCAGTCCGGTCTGATCTTCACCGCCGAAAAGCTGAAGCCCAAATGGTCGGCGGTCAGTCCGATGCAGGGGTTCAAGCGCATCTTCGGTCCGGACGGCCTGGCGCAGTTCGTCAAGACCTTCTTGAAGCTGATCGCCGTGTGCGCCGTGTGCTGGATGGTGTTGAAGCCGCATCTGCGCGAGTTCGAGAACATGGCTTCGCTCAGCCCGCTGGCGATCCTGCCGCTGGCGCGCGACATGGCCATCTCGCTGTTCGTGGCCTCGATCATCCTGCTGGGCGCCACAGCCGGGGCCGACTTCATCTGGCAGAAGATGCGCTTCGCCAAGCGGATGCGGATGACCAAGGAAGAGCTGAAGGAAGACTTCAAACAGTCCGAAGGCGATCCGCACATCAAGGCCAAGCTGAAGCAGATCCGCATGCAGCGCAGCCGCCAGCGGATGATGGCCAATGTACCCAAGGCCACCGTCATCGTGACCAACCCGACCCACTATTCGGTCGCCCTGCGTTATGAGCCGGATCAGGGCGACGGGGCGCCGATCTGTGTGGCCAAGGGCGTCGACGCCCTGGCCCTGCGCATCCGCGAAGTGGCGACCGAGCACGGCGTGCCGATCGTCGAGAACGTGCCGCTGGCGCGCGCCCTGTACGCCACCGTCGAGGTGGACGAGGTCATTCCGCGCGAACATTTCGACGCCGCAGCCAAGATCATCGGCTTCGTCTTCCAGTCGCGCAAGCGCCGGTAA
- the fliR gene encoding flagellar biosynthetic protein FliR: MDAYATADQVWAGGLIFARIAAILMLIPGFGEAYVPPRVRLSLALVISLALWPVVRGSLPGLPDSMGLMVGWIIREVVVGLMIGLLLRMFMSALATAGEIVSLQTTLSFAQTANPMQAQPGSTIAAFLALLGVTLLFATDTHHLFIAGMVGSYRLISPAQPLMMADFTQMAVRTLGDSFLLGVQLSAPVLVFALIFNLASGLVARVMPSFQVYFAAAPLSVILGLSIFALSLGALGTLFIDRYRRLAEYFVLGGPGG; this comes from the coding sequence GTGGACGCTTATGCGACCGCTGATCAGGTCTGGGCCGGGGGGCTGATCTTCGCCCGGATCGCGGCGATCCTGATGCTGATCCCCGGCTTTGGCGAGGCCTATGTGCCCCCGCGCGTGCGACTGTCGCTGGCCCTGGTCATCAGTCTGGCGCTGTGGCCGGTGGTGCGCGGTTCGCTGCCGGGCCTGCCGGACAGCATGGGGCTGATGGTCGGGTGGATCATCCGCGAGGTGGTCGTGGGCCTGATGATCGGCCTTCTGCTACGCATGTTCATGAGCGCCCTGGCGACGGCGGGCGAGATCGTGTCGTTGCAGACGACGCTGAGCTTCGCCCAGACCGCCAATCCGATGCAGGCCCAGCCCGGTTCGACCATCGCCGCCTTTCTGGCCCTGCTGGGGGTGACGCTGCTGTTCGCCACCGACACCCACCACCTGTTCATCGCCGGCATGGTGGGATCGTATCGGCTGATCTCGCCGGCCCAGCCGCTGATGATGGCCGACTTCACCCAGATGGCGGTGCGAACCCTGGGCGACAGCTTCCTGCTGGGCGTGCAGTTGTCGGCGCCGGTGCTGGTCTTTGCTTTGATCTTCAACCTGGCGTCCGGCCTGGTGGCGCGGGTCATGCCGTCGTTCCAGGTCTATTTCGCCGCCGCGCCCTTGAGCGTGATCCTGGGCCTGTCGATCTTCGCGCTGAGTCTGGGTGCGCTGGGCACCCTCTTCATCGACCGCTACCGCCGTCTGGCGGAGTATTTCGTGCTGGGAGGCCCTGGTGGCTGA
- the fliQ gene encoding flagellar biosynthesis protein FliQ, protein MNGAEVLDVGRDAIWLTIQLCLPVLLVGLVVGVVIGLFQALTQIQEQTLIYAPKIIAIFVSLILFLPLMGALLGGFMRQIAARIAGM, encoded by the coding sequence ATGAACGGCGCGGAAGTTCTGGACGTCGGGCGCGACGCCATCTGGCTGACGATCCAGCTGTGCCTGCCGGTGCTGCTGGTCGGCTTGGTCGTCGGCGTGGTGATCGGCCTGTTTCAGGCCCTGACGCAGATCCAGGAACAGACCCTGATCTATGCGCCCAAGATCATCGCCATCTTCGTTTCGCTGATCCTGTTCCTGCCGCTGATGGGCGCCCTGTTGGGCGGCTTCATGCGCCAGATCGCGGCCCGCATCGCGGGGATGTAG
- the folE gene encoding GTP cyclohydrolase I FolE gives MTDAPASKVSQADAEAAVRTLIEWAGDNPDREGLLETPARVAKSYRELFQGYEVDPLSYLEKTFEETGGYDQLVVLKDIRFVSFCEHHMLPVVGKAHVAYLPTDRVVGISKLARVVRGFARRLQIQEKMTSEIAEAIQTVLRPHGVGVVIEAEHSCMTLRGVNAPGASLSTSHLIGVVRDDPRTREEFLRLVRG, from the coding sequence ATGACCGACGCCCCCGCCTCCAAAGTCTCCCAGGCCGACGCCGAAGCCGCCGTCCGCACCCTGATCGAATGGGCCGGCGACAACCCGGACCGCGAAGGTCTGCTGGAAACCCCCGCCCGCGTCGCCAAGAGCTACCGCGAGCTTTTCCAAGGCTATGAGGTCGATCCCCTCTCCTATCTGGAGAAGACCTTCGAGGAGACGGGCGGCTACGACCAGTTGGTCGTGCTGAAGGACATTCGCTTCGTCAGCTTCTGCGAGCACCATATGCTGCCGGTCGTGGGCAAGGCGCACGTCGCCTATCTGCCGACGGACCGCGTCGTCGGCATCTCCAAACTGGCCCGCGTCGTGCGCGGCTTCGCCCGCCGCCTTCAGATCCAGGAGAAGATGACCTCCGAGATCGCCGAAGCCATCCAGACCGTCCTGCGCCCCCACGGCGTCGGCGTGGTCATTGAAGCCGAGCACAGCTGCATGACCCTGCGCGGCGTCAATGCGCCGGGCGCCAGCCTGTCGACCAGCCACTTGATCGGCGTCGTCCGCGACGACCCCCGCACTCGCGAGGAGTTTCTGCGCCTGGTGCGGGGCTAA
- a CDS encoding acyltransferase family protein encodes MPWSLISTRNETVQIARGGWLDALRFIVAFLIILHHFQAAGPEPLAHLINPIFERGGFLLTNFFLIDSGYVLMRVYGAAVEKGRMSPGDFFLKRFLRVVPAHLIMGLSLVGFVLLATAAGSPPRNPEWFAWDQLPAQLLLLQSYGVYGGLGWNAPTWSISALIGCYLAFPWIIRGLMRLGPWSALAVGVGVYLVANQLCWSFLGYPVYQMPMRYGIIRALPLFFLGMGLAWFAQKVWIAPRLAGWAGVLAAVGFFALQLHDKHALVALTLISIIILAAGAVPVTKPSKWVETAAMVSFSMFISNEVVRIVWFGVVNAVEARIGLPLIVQWGLWGLGVVAAVAFAFAFHFAIDNPIQTRIRAWLKRRSARRGKAQPKLGPVISIDG; translated from the coding sequence ATGCCCTGGTCCCTGATTTCGACCCGCAATGAGACAGTTCAGATCGCGCGCGGCGGCTGGCTGGACGCGCTGCGTTTCATCGTGGCCTTCCTGATCATCCTACATCACTTCCAGGCCGCCGGTCCCGAACCGCTCGCCCACCTGATCAATCCGATCTTCGAACGCGGCGGCTTCCTGCTGACCAACTTCTTCCTGATCGACAGCGGCTATGTGCTGATGCGCGTCTATGGCGCGGCGGTGGAGAAGGGCCGGATGTCGCCCGGCGACTTCTTCCTGAAGCGGTTCCTGCGTGTCGTGCCCGCCCACCTGATCATGGGCCTGTCCCTGGTCGGCTTCGTGCTGCTGGCCACCGCCGCCGGCTCGCCGCCCCGCAATCCCGAATGGTTCGCCTGGGACCAGCTGCCGGCCCAGCTGCTGCTGCTTCAGTCTTACGGCGTGTACGGCGGCCTGGGCTGGAACGCCCCGACCTGGTCGATCTCGGCCCTGATCGGCTGCTATCTGGCCTTCCCCTGGATCATTCGCGGCCTGATGCGTCTGGGTCCGTGGTCGGCCCTGGCCGTCGGCGTCGGCGTCTATCTGGTCGCCAACCAGCTGTGCTGGTCGTTCCTCGGCTATCCCGTCTATCAGATGCCGATGCGCTACGGCATCATCCGCGCCCTGCCGCTGTTCTTCCTGGGCATGGGCCTGGCCTGGTTCGCCCAGAAGGTCTGGATCGCGCCGCGCCTGGCCGGCTGGGCCGGGGTGCTGGCCGCCGTCGGCTTCTTCGCGCTTCAACTTCACGACAAGCACGCCCTCGTCGCCCTGACCCTGATCTCGATCATCATCCTGGCCGCCGGCGCCGTGCCTGTGACCAAGCCCTCGAAGTGGGTGGAGACCGCCGCCATGGTCTCCTTCTCCATGTTCATCTCCAACGAGGTGGTCCGCATCGTCTGGTTCGGCGTGGTCAATGCAGTCGAGGCGCGCATAGGCTTGCCCCTCATTGTTCAATGGGGCCTGTGGGGCCTGGGCGTCGTGGCGGCGGTCGCCTTCGCCTTCGCCTTCCACTTCGCGATCGACAATCCGATCCAGACCCGCATCCGCGCCTGGCTGAAGCGTCGCAGCGCCCGTCGCGGCAAGGCTCAACCCAAGCTCGGCCCGGTCATCTCCATCGACGGCTGA